The genome window TCGCAGCCAAGCTGGGGGCGGCCTACGGGGCACTTTTGGGCCAGGGGGCGCTGGTGGCCACCAGCCGGGACGGGCACCCCGCCAGCCGGATGATCAACCGGGCCCTGCTGGCCGGGCTGCTTTCCTCCGGGGTCAACGCCGAGGACCTGAGGTCCATGCCCATTCCACTTTTGCGCTACCAGCTGAAATCAGGCAAGGAGATGGGCGGCATTCACGCCCGCAAATCACCCTTCGATTCCAAATTCGTGGACATCATATTCTTTGACGGGGACGGCAAGGACCTGCCGCCCGCCAAGGTCAAAAGCCTGGAGAGGCTGTTCCTGCGCGAGGATTTCAAGCGGGCCGAGCCCGATGACACCGGGCTGCTGGAGTTTCCCGAGCGGACCATCGAGAGCTACCGCGAAGGATTGCTTTCCTACATCAACACCCAGGCCATCAAAACGGCCGGCTTCAAGATAGTGATAGACTATGCCTGCGGGGCGGCGGCCACCATATTTCCCTCCATCCTGGGCGAACTGGGCCTGGAGGTGGTGGCCCTGAACGCCCAGCTCAACCCTGCCAAGATCACCAAGACCAAGGAGGATTTTGAGAAGTCCCAGGCCGGGCTGGCCGAGGCGGTCAGGTCGCTCAAGGCCGACATCGGTTTTCTGCTGGACAGCGGGGCCGAGCGGGTGTTCCTGGTGGACGGCCGGGGCCGGATACTAAGCGGGGACGAAGCCCTGCTGGCCGTCTCGCTTTTGGTGATGAAGGGCCAGGCCATCAGATCCATAGCGGTGCCGGTGACCGCCTCCCGGGTGGTGGATGAGCTGGCCCAAAAATACGGGGTCAAGGTGCTGCGCAGCCGGATAGACAACCGGTCGCTGATGGAGATGGCCTCCGGGGAAGAGGTCGGATTCATCGCCAGCCGCCGGGCGGGCTTCATCTTCCCCGAGTTCCAGCCGGCCTTTGACGCCATGCTGACGGTCTGCAAGATCCTGGAGATGATGGCCCTTTCCCAGGCAAAGATAGAAGACCTTTCTTCCGAGATCCCCAAAAGCTTTTTGGCCAGGAAGAACATCGCCTGCCCCTGGAGCAAAAAGGGAGAGGTGCTGAGGGCGCTGATAGAGGACACCAAAGCGCACCAGGAACGGGAGATGATAGACGGGTTGAAGCTCTTCTTTGGCCGCGACTGGGTGCAGGTGATACCGGATCCCTACCGTGAGCTGTTCCATGTCAACGCCGAAGCGGACAGCCGGGAGCAGGCGGAGAAGATGGCGGAGGAGTTTTTGGGCAAGATAGCGGCCAGACTGGGCTGACAGGGTTTTAATTGGGACACGGGCTTCGGCAGGACTTCGGCGTGATCTCAGTCGAACGCTCAGCCGAACGATTGACCCTAAGTTGTTACGGAATATTAAGTATTCGAGGTTATTTTAATTGTGGATCAAAACTAATGAGGGAACGATGAAACATTACATGTTCGTCATAGTTGGGTTATTGTTTTACATAAATTCTTATGCAAGAGATAATTACAATCCTCAAGATAACAGACCCCTTTCAATGGTAATACATGAAGACTATCTTATCAATTCATATGTTAATATGGACTTCGAATTAATAAAAAAACATTCAATTATTAAATACAATTTTACTGATAGTTCAACAGAAATAATTACTGATGTTCATATACCGGAAACGGCAAATAGCATTGCCGAAAATTCCAAATATATTTTTGTTGGCGGTACAACCGGATTGGGCGTGTATGATAAGGCTCAAAGAAAATGGGAGAGCTGGTATGGTGATTCTGTTAATATTGTTGAAGCAAATGATAAAAAAGTATGGTTGGGAACAATGGCCGGTGTGGTTGAGATAGACCAAAGCAATAAAGCAAACCGGCACTATACAATGGGTATGGGATTAAATAACAATAAAATTTATTCATTGCATTTATATGATGATCAACTTTATGTCGGTACATATAGAAATGGTACCGGCACTTATGCGGAACGCAGAGGGGATATGTTTGGGACGGGTTTGAATTCAATTGATTTGAATTCACAGAAAATCCGGAATGTTCCAATACCCATGAAGTCAACAGATATCGTGCTCGATATCTACCCGATTGTCGATATGCCTAATGGTATTCGAATCGTAACTGGTTGTTGGTATATTGCCATTTTCGATTATAATACTGTCGATGGGAAAATAATAAAGAAAAAAAGCAAAGACCACCACATTGAAGGTGTTTTGTCAAAATGCGGTAAAGATATTCACTCGAGGGTTGCTGATAATCTTGTTAAATATATTATGAAAGTTGGGTTGAATCATTGGCCATATGGTGGACTCCCGTGTCCAGTTGCATCCGAAATTGTTAAATTATTGTACGACAAAGAAGATCACTCTGGGCTTGAAAAGTTACTGCAAAATAAAAATGATGAAATAAGATTGCTATCCATTTGGGGACTTGTGCAGATAACAACTGATAGATCCAGCAACTATTTGATTGATGCTCTGAATGATGAAAGTAATGGGGTAGTTACTGAAGCTGCGAAATGTTTGGGTAATAGGAAAGAGAAAAAAGCAATACCTAATTTAAAAAAGGTATTTAAAAAGCACACAAACCAAAAAAGCTTTTTTGCATTGAATGGACTATTAATACTAGATCCTGAAATAGCTAAAGAGATTATTGAAACGGGGGATCCTTTTGAGAATGAGTTATTAATATCTGTTGTCAAAATCT of bacterium contains these proteins:
- a CDS encoding sugar phosphate nucleotidyltransferase; the encoded protein is MKAVIMAGGFGTRLRPLTCTLPKPMVPMVNRPMMEHIIRLLAGHGITEIVAVLFHQAQAISGYFGDGSGHGVKIEYLRPDADYGTAGAVGMARDLLKEPFIVISGDLLTDFDLSEIIKTHSDKKALATITLTRVQNPLEYGIVITEPDGRIVRFLEKPTWGQVFSDTINTGIYMFQPEIFDLIPKAREFDFSQNLFPALLQKNLPLYGHVASGYWRDVGNIAEYRQAHWDALKGNVKVDVDGDRLNLIGKDIWVGKGSSIQARNTNLSGAVILGKNVKVGEGTHLHDVVIGDNCQIGRNAFIEHSIVWADSTIGDRARVDGAIICDGVGISEGAGIEQNAILSSQVQIGARAQVLENIKIWPGKVVDEDSILTSSLIWGDRWLKEFFAGPRVTGLANTEMTPEFAAKLGAAYGALLGQGALVATSRDGHPASRMINRALLAGLLSSGVNAEDLRSMPIPLLRYQLKSGKEMGGIHARKSPFDSKFVDIIFFDGDGKDLPPAKVKSLERLFLREDFKRAEPDDTGLLEFPERTIESYREGLLSYINTQAIKTAGFKIVIDYACGAAATIFPSILGELGLEVVALNAQLNPAKITKTKEDFEKSQAGLAEAVRSLKADIGFLLDSGAERVFLVDGRGRILSGDEALLAVSLLVMKGQAIRSIAVPVTASRVVDELAQKYGVKVLRSRIDNRSLMEMASGEEVGFIASRRAGFIFPEFQPAFDAMLTVCKILEMMALSQAKIEDLSSEIPKSFLARKNIACPWSKKGEVLRALIEDTKAHQEREMIDGLKLFFGRDWVQVIPDPYRELFHVNAEADSREQAEKMAEEFLGKIAARLG
- a CDS encoding HEAT repeat domain-containing protein — translated: MKHYMFVIVGLLFYINSYARDNYNPQDNRPLSMVIHEDYLINSYVNMDFELIKKHSIIKYNFTDSSTEIITDVHIPETANSIAENSKYIFVGGTTGLGVYDKAQRKWESWYGDSVNIVEANDKKVWLGTMAGVVEIDQSNKANRHYTMGMGLNNNKIYSLHLYDDQLYVGTYRNGTGTYAERRGDMFGTGLNSIDLNSQKIRNVPIPMKSTDIVLDIYPIVDMPNGIRIVTGCWYIAIFDYNTVDGKIIKKKSKDHHIEGVLSKCGKDIHSRVADNLVKYIMKVGLNHWPYGGLPCPVASEIVKLLYDKEDHSGLEKLLQNKNDEIRLLSIWGLVQITTDRSSNYLIDALNDESNGVVTEAAKCLGNRKEKKAIPNLKKVFKKHTNQKSFFALNGLLILDPEIAKEIIETGDPFENELLISVVKICNIKEPINKLVNDPNEKVEIRNKAKAILDKSKY